ccgactgttacgtaacagccaggatcattaatatgtacgcccccaatatttgcatatgccagctcatgtttaaggcattagacaagggcaggcagtattaacgtctggatctgtgcacagctgaatcatcagactaggtaagcaagcaagaacaatagtgaaaagtggcaaatggagcaataataactgacatgatccatgattacatgatatttttagtgatatttgtaaattgtctttctaaatgtttcatagcatgttgctaatgtactgttaaatgtggttaaagttaccatcgtttcttactgtattcacggagacaagagccgtcgctattttcatttttttaaacacttgcagtctgtataattcataaacaaaacttcattctttataaatctctccaacagtgtgtaatgttagctttagccacggagcaccatcaaactcattcagaatcaaatgtaaacatccaaataaataccatacttatgcgattagacatgctgcatgacgaacactttgtaaagatccagggttatattagctgtgtgaactttgtttatgctgtttaaggcaagcgcaagctccggttgcagggagcatgagaattaaaggggccgcagcctgaattggcgcatatttaatgatgccccaaaatagacagttaaaaaaatgaataaaaaaaaaatctatggggtattttgatctgaaacttcagaaacattcaggggacaccttagacttatatttcatcttttaaaaagacattctacAGCATCTTTAACCCCCAGGAAAACTTTGAATGTGTAATTTCATTGCtgtttttatgttattatttgTTCATGTAATTCAGGaattcccaaactttttttttgtcagactAACCCCTTGGACCTAAAATATTTACTTGGAGACtgttttttaagatttatttttggcgttTATGCcttttattatgataggacagtAAGCAGACAGGAAGCAAagtaggagagagagagagggggtgGCATCAGGAAAGGTCCTCGAGCCGAGACTACGGCCGAGCACAACGGCGCTATATGTCAGcgctgcccacgaggctatcggCACCGAAAGACTCCTGAGATTTTAAAGAAGTTAGGTCAAAAGTGATCTAAAAatttgtcagattacattacctAAAACGATATTACAATACTAACTACAATCGTCATGTAATCTGAAATCAGTTACAATGTGTAAGTAATCTGCCCAGCactatgtgtatatatacagtatataaaaattttactgactccaaacttttgaatgattgaTATATAAAACCTTTCCATTTTTCCAGAAGCAGATGTTTCAGGATCGTAGTGGACGTATGATCCAGGCTTTATCTCCGCGTGGTTCACCCAGCAACAGCCCACCAAGGGAATTTTCCCCATCCCGCTCACCGTCACCCCCCTCCCGCTGGGCCATGCCCAGAACCTCGCCACCCTCATCCCCGAAGGGTGCTTCAGCTTCCATCAGCAGCATGAGCGAGGGTGACGAGGATGAGAAGTGAGAAGTGGCCCATAACACACAGATAATAGACTGCACTTTACCCATACATGTCACATACATAACACACACTGGCAGCAATGACAGGTCAACTACCCTCATGGGAAAAATTTAAAGTACTGTACACAGCACAGGGTTGTTTGAAGTCCTGTTTAGCTATGCTGGTATTACAGCAAATATCTGAAAGCCATTGCAGCCCTGAACAGATCCTGAGAGGAGATTTAGAAAACAGAGGGGGGATTCACTGAATAAATTGTGGccactgtgtctgtgtgtagtTTTCGCACCCAAATCACTAAAAATGAATGCAAATCACCAGGGATATCGGTATTACATTGGTTTTTGAAAGACATATTAGAggttttttaatttaatgtgcTCATTTCCCCAATTTTTACATTGAAATGACCTTTGTCATCATCTAACGCAACTAAAAGTTCATATTTAAAcacaataatttaataactgTTTAATGTAATCTTTAGCGAATCTCAAAGTAAATGTCCATTtgtcatactgtacattataatgttagttcagttttattaatttagacaaaacatagtttagaaatataaaaactataCAAAATGAAGTATAGATTAGAATCTTAATATCTGCCATTTCAGTTATCGGccataagaagaaaaaaaaaaatagctttttttaaGCTTACTTTAATTAGGTTAATAACAGAGTAGTGACCAAAAAAGTGTGGTTAGTGAAATAGACAGATTTTTGCACTGAAATATTGTGAGCAAAAGTGCCACAACTTTAGTGAATTCGCCCCAAACGTTTAAAAGGATGAGAACTGATTCTGCCGTCTCTTGCTCAGGTCTGATTGGAACATTGGGACTGCCCTACTGTAACATATTGTACGTAACCAATCCCTGTTCCTTGTTTTCAAGGAAAATGATGTCTGATCCACCTCATAAATATGTATCAGCGCACCAATGAGGAGGCTGCTAGCGTTCACTAAACTGTCTGTGCATGAATGTGTTCTCATTAACAGTCATTCACTTGTGTTACTGCAGCCTTAACCTCAAAATAAAGCAATTTCTCTTTGGTACGATTAAGAATTGTCTTAAAATAATACATCCAAAAGGTCTAGTAGCTTTTAGATAAGTGGTAATTCAAACTGAGGGGCTTAAATCATGATAATGAGGGATATCACATTAAATCTGTGCTGCTTAATCTACATCATGTAATTCCTCCTGTCTTGTCTAGTTATGCcattatgtgtatgcaagagccaCGTCAATTTACATAATCTGTACTCTGTAAAAATCCTTTTTTGGTTtgtatgttttcttttacattaaaACTggcttaaaatgtaaataataaaccGGGAAACAGAACAATTGTCATCTACGAGATTCATTACAAATTCAAGTACACAAAATGAATGATAGTACTGGAAGATCTCTTTATTGTTCTTCTTTTATAGGTACTTCAGATGGAATGTCAATAGGTCAATATCTTCATCATGACGATTTATGTGTCAATGTCAGCATCACACAAAATCATCTAACACATATTTTGTTCTAAACAATATTTATCTATAAGCAGTGGTGTTTTACTCACcaagaacaagaaaaaaaagtccaaaaaacAGCAATAGTCACACAAAAATGTCCGTTTTGCAAATACAAGGTGGTTGTAGGTAAAAGTTTTTCCTAATGTACTGTGTACGAACAGACCTTATGCATGCATAAATGAGAGTATACTAGTAAAATCGATGACTGTTTGAACTTGACTACGACACGCAAGGCCCGTGAAGGCTTGGTTTCACAGGAATATGATTGCATACTTCAGTCTGCTCTTCTGAACGCTCCGAGTTCAAGGCATCAAAGTGCATTCTTCATTGACTTAAACATAAAAACTaacaaacaattttaaaaatatttttaaataaatactgaaatctACACTTCAATAACATATGTGAAATGTAAGGTACTGTATGTCCtttgtcaccaaaaaatgtTCCCTTGAGGACTCACGAGACCCCCAAACACATCGCAAACCAGCATTAAGACAGATGTAGATGGATTTGAACGATTTCTATAGAAAGATTCTGACGTGGAACAGTAACAGAACATCAGATATACAATCGGTCTGTATAAAACAACAGCATAAGGCATGAGGAAATCATATTTTATCATCTCAaaatccaaaaataaaattatattttgtttaaagaggAAACAGATGTTTTAAACTATAATATTTTCATGAGAATTTAGTAGATTTTATTCCTCAATTCTCAGTACTGTAatgcacaaaaattattttcttatgCAGAATAAATTTCTCTTTAGATTTTAGGATGAAATATGATTCTGACATGTTCTTGACCggtttcatgagattcacccTGGAGTGTTGCAGAACAAACTTCTGAACAACTGGagttttaaaaaagcaaaaattcaaataatatGCAAAACTATATAAATATCATTCAGGTTCACCTATACTTGTGCGTATAAAAGAATCTTTAAGTGATCAATGACAGGGTATGTTTTGAGACAGTGTAACAGACAAACTAACTAGACTGGGCAAAGTTAAGCTTGTAGTTAAGCATTGGTTCCTGAAAACCAGACAAACTGCACTGTATTTCATCTATTGTCTCTTTCAAAGAATCACTGCACTCAAACAGTTCCGAACCGTATCCATGTCAGGAATAATTTGAAGATGAAGGTCTcttgaaaacattaatttacatcAAAAGGAATGACTGAGAAGCAGTGGTATaataaaagtcatttttaagcTAAAATGTAAATCAAAAGTCAGCCATTTCATGGAGTCACTTCAATGAGTTTATATCTAGCTatacattttctctctcaaatcACATGTTGCTGACATCTAAACATTCCATTCCAACAAAGTCTGCAAGCAAATATCTTTCTATCAACTATCAAATGTCACCATGCAGGGTCCATAATGTCATGAAAGCAGTATTTCCTTTTACAAGACTTATAGCACTAATGCTATAATAGGCTATTGTGGTGCATTCTTCTTCAAAGTTTATCACAGTCCCTCTTCATTTACATTTGTAGGAAGCTTTGTATTGCTGACCGCTGAATGTAGGAGATGTACTGCTGCTACTCGCATTTAAAGACCGAGGCCCAGCTCAGAATCAGTACACCCCATCCCCTTGTACACAAATGCACAACTTGAGGGAAAACAAATAAATTGgggtcaaataaataaaataaatacatatttgaaacaacattgatttgtttaaaagtgcCTTCCTCAACAGTTCATCAGCATACTCCCTGACCCCAAAAACATTTGGGTGCAACTAACGAGGAAATGCCCTGCTCACATTTcaccaaaaacattaaaagaaaaaataagaaTGATTTTGCATTAAGAAAATTCTTTTTAGGACCACTGGAATTGTTTGCATTGTGATGTTTTCATGAGAACTACATATTCCTCCTTAAATTCTCACTACTGTAATGAAAAtcattgtcttttttttccAATTAAAATCAGCAtgtattaattttacattttttaaaaagaaattaatttgtaaatatataactctatatattttattataaatatataaacataagtaataaattattgtgtatattatgtatataacagtcctgtcaaatcgattaatcgtaaTTAATCACATCTTACATaactttataaatatttaatatgtgtaaaatatatattatatgtatatatatatttttttttacagacttttgttagatgcgattaatcgtactgaatcgatttgacagcaccagtatatatacatatatattattgtacacaaatgtttattacatatatttgtatatttatttctattatttagaatagaaatatatttaaaaaattatatatatatatatatatatatatatatatatatatatatatatatagacacacacatgcaatatgtatataatttttataatatatgtgtgtgtatattatatatatatatatatatatatatatatatatatatatagacacacacatgcaatatgtatataatttttataatatatgtgtgtgtatattatatatatatatatatatatatatatatattatatatatatatatatatatatatatatatatataatatatatataaaaaattactttttaaatagaCTACATTGTTAcacaatgcaaaaataaaaaaaaaactaattgtaCTACAgagcttcattttctttatgcaaaattttttttttttttcttttaattttgggATGAAAAATAACCTCAACATGTTTGAGATTTTATGTGATTTTgagtttaaacaaattattttcatCTCTTCTGAGCCTTTTCAAAGTGGTTCTCCATTAGTTCACTGCCAAGAAACTGAGGACAAACTCTCTCTCTAGTTCCTGCACATTTCTGAAAGGCAGTGAAAGAATTGCTCTTTGTTTCTACCATCTCAAACTCCAGGCTCCCTCCTCTGACCGTTTTAGAAAATGAAACGGGGGCTACTGTGTGgcacaattacaaaaaaaaaaaaaagaaccaaaGTATCTTACACCCTGGACACAAATGTTAACCCTATCCTCTAACCACCCTGGAAGACGCTAAAACGAGGCTCTGTGTCTTACGTTTGTAGCTGCTCAAAGGAGGAAGGAGCAGAGACTTAATGACACTTACATCATCATCTGCTCTGGAAATGCTAACAAGTATAGAACACTCAGCATCAATGTgatgttgccatggcaactgaAGCTAGACTAAAGACGGAAAGGTCTGTAATGAGTGCAGTGGGACAAGGATGGGGTGAGTGCAATTATCTTTTGGCCTTGTATTTTGAGGCATCTCTGGGCTCTTTGCTCGGGTTGCTCCAGTCATCCGCTCCAGGGCCTCCTTGGTAATGGCGCCAAGCAGATTTGTTAAAGACGGGCAGGCGCTCAAATGATTCACTGGATAGGGCCTGGTCAGAGAAGATGACAGGGTGGATGTCATTCAAAACAgtcaaacaattaaataaagtgcaaactgAGAGCTGCTTTTACCTTCAAGTAGATGACAGCATCGGTCCCCACGCCTTCCATCGAGTACAGTTTCAGGTCCCCTTGAAAGTAGCGGGCGTACAATCTGGATATCGGCAAACCATGTCCAAAACCAGCCTACAGACGCATGGAGATGGGGTTACAGAGGACAATGCTATATTAGAGCTGTTGTTCAAGGTTAAAGTTCGATGgtcttcatttactcatcctcatgtcattccaatccCTTATGACTTATTTTCAAAAGGAGTAGTTTAACAAAAAGggcaaaaaaaaacccaaataaataaaataggtaCACAAGACTTTACAGTacagttttaatattatttatatactattatagtatttattcatatttttagcttttatttttatatcttattttttagtttaagtaattttatttttttatttctattaatttacatcatatttatttcaattagatgcatttacagtttttaatttttttttaaatttatattcatatttcataaatattcttattttattacagctttatttcaattaatgagactattttattttaaataaaatatatttatttactaaaaATGCTAGGTTTGGTGCCATCAGTGTTGCCAGGTCTGTGGATTTCCCGCAGAATTgcgctacttttacactgttgctgcGGGTTGTTTTTTAGTCTGAATAGCAGTTTTGGTTGGGTTTCGAATAGCAATTGGACTGGATAAACAAATGAGATATGCAAGTGGCAGCAGAATGGAAGATCTTTGACAAATACCAACTTAAATTTGGGTCTGTTTGGCTTCAAACAACTGTACATGGTGTGTTTGTGTCCTTTTTTGAAAGCCCAAGAGCAGCGTAACATTCTGCTAAAcgtctccttttgtgttctacaaTCATATAAAAAGTGATACTGGTGGTTTGTAGACACATAAGGGTGACTGAGGCCcggtttccacctggtattacgATGAGTTTAGTGCTAAAGTATAAATGGGCTCTAAAGTTTTTTGAGCTTGCCTATTTTTGACCACTTTCAAAGGTAGTCGAATATGAATCGGATTGCGaattgctttcgtagtgtaaaTGTTCATGTGGTCGAACGCATTCAAACAGCCACTAAAGACCACCTACTCTCctcaaaagatctgaaaaagcccatacatttacctcccatagaccctcccctcaaagaaatcaggatagaagtggtcgaaagtggacaaaaaagatggattaaaacaacaGGTGTAAACGGTAATGTGTCTCCCTGGTTCACTTGTGATCTGATTGACCAAAACGCattttaataccaggtgtaaacagggacTAAATGATGACAAGATGAAGTTTGTTGCTTTAAGAATACTGTAGCCACACTTCTCTTTACCAATGGCACACGTTTAGAGTCCAGACTGGGAGTTGGTGCAGTCGAGTAGGTGTAGTTGAACAGCCTGTCAATCTTCCGTAAAGCCACACCCCCTCCCCTGTCACTGATCTATGATGAAAATAACAGGCAGTTTTAGGATCAAGGAATGCCATTTGTACGTGCAGAAAATGGACTTGCAAACAAACTGACCTTCACAGACAGATCTTCCTTCCCCAGGGTCACTTTTGCTTTTATAAGAGGAAGACCCTCTTTACTACCCTCGTGGAGTTCATTGGTGGCCCTCATTGCGTtctgaaaacacaaacacaagctGTTACAGCAATACGCCAGGGCCTTGGGAAAAAGACAAAGATAAGGGCCGCTGAAAACTGAACTGCGTAACAGATACCAGCACTTTGATGTATCAAATTCAATATGAATTTGCAAGTTTTAGAAACATACCTTGAACAATTCAAACAGCATGTGGAATAGGTGGGAGGGAACATACACAGCCTGGATGGGTTTTTGAGGAGCCTTAGCTACACAGAAAAGTGAATTATTGATAGTATTTTTGAGCTCTAAAAATTGAATTAGACATGAATTAACTCTGAAACAAAACTTTCCAGATTTGTGAGAGAGTAAGTACCATTGAATTCCTCTATCTTCAGTTCAGGGGCAGCAAGATAATATTGCTCACACACCATCTTGGCAGTCTCGTATGCATCTGAAAACAAAATCACGTTTAATCAGTAGAGCACAAAATCCAAACAAAAGATAACGATGCTTTTTTTCCATTGCTCAAATGTTTGGAGTCGGTAAAGGAAGAAGTCTCCTATGCTCACTGATGCTgcaatttatttgatcaaaaatacagtaaaaactgtaatattgtgaattattattacaatttaaaataacctttctattttaatatatttttaaatgtaatttattactgtgatggcaaagctgaattttcagctgtcttcagtgtcacatgatccgtcagaaatcattctaatttgctgctcaagaaaaatttctaagttattaatgttgaaaacagttgagctgtttaataattttatggaaaccgtgatacatttttttcaggatttttgatgaatagaatgttcaaaacaacagcatttatttgaaatagaaatcttttttaacaaataattgtcacctttgatcaatttacagtttttctccattggtttggctcatttcttgaaacagaaattacattctcagAACAACATGGACAAACCTCCAAACCACTTGGCAATTGTTCACAACAGAATTgattttctcattcatttcattaaattgcaaatgtctaagtacatgtctcaatgtctcagtacatctttgcaaatgattaagtacaggtagcctacatttagcacAATTTCCAAGTGAATAGATCTTGTTGATCTAAACTGATTGTTGATTCTCAGTCTAATGGTTGTTCTCTCCAAAACGTGTCAGCGTCATTTCATTGTATAAGTCATCACATGCACAATAGTCTGTTCAACTGTCAAAATTAGTCAAGAACATAATACCATGAATACCATATATGAATCCTTGGAACATCTGATAAATTTATTACAGCAATTGACAGTCAGGTGAAACTAGAACTTGactaacatgtaacatgtaAGTCAGATACTGGTTGTCCATCATTATAAACTTTTTACAAttaagcagtggttcccaaacttttttggCTTCAGTACCCACTTTACCTGATTTGTGTATCCAGGTAATCCAGGTATGAAAGTATTCGATTTATCTGACTTCAACATTTTGCCTAAAAACTGCAGCTTACTGTATGATGCAATTATCATCATAAtccttattttgaagaatataacatacaaaaagaaaaagggtCAAAGAGCTGCAATTAGTGCCTCCCATGTAAATCTATCTAATACTGTGGGTCTTACTGTAACATTTCAGTAAGTCTAGTCATTGATGATTTTCCCCCTCCCCTTTCTGTCAAATACCCCCTGTAGTACCTCTGCATAGGGGTACATGTACCCCAGGTTTGGGACCACTGGAGTAGTGGCCAGTAGTATATTGAACATAGAACATTCCTATGTAATTGTCTGTAATGTAGTGTTTGACTCTTCTGTATGACTGATTTGATGTTTTCTTGTTTTACGCTATTGTAGAGAATAATGAAACGAGCGACCAGTGAAGAACTGTTGGTTGTGAAACTCCAGCTTTATTTACAGCACTGTAGGCTGCATAtaatttgcattgttttttgtttgtgtgtttatattacagtatattatgctgtatacattttctttttactctgatgtatggaagttactttatgtgtgtgaatgataaTAGTTACAATTTCCTTGGCAGTATGAGACGAGTGCAATGTGTGATGTCAAACCTTGAAGGCTACTCTTACCCTAAAatcctatttctttttttcagttttatacaCAATTGTATTCTGTTAGCTAGACAAAAAAACAGTACAGTAACCATTGTCTGGGCTAAGACTGAAAGGTGGACATGAGGGATATTTCAATGGTCAATGGTCAtctaaacatctaaacattttgacttgCAGTGCTTACACAATGCCAAAGGGACGAAGCATTTTGGGGGCACTGACTGTTTAAATGAGAAGGAAATTTAGTTTTGACACATGAGTGAACTGATTTGGGAGAGGTATGAGCTTTTGCAGGTGAACCATGGTGTTGTGCCGAACCATCCACGTTATTTTGGCAAAAGCACCAAAAGTGTTGAGAATGTCCGgtctgtttcaagaaatgagccaaagCAATTGAGAAGGATCTTTGCCATTTCCATGGCACTGACTCTTTATATGGGAAAGGAATTTAGTTTTGAAGCATGAGTGAACAGTTTTGGGAGAGATATGAGCTTTTGCAAGTGAGCTATAGTGTTGTGCTGAACTGTAAGACTGTTTTGCCAAATGATCTTAgagttttgagaatgtaatttctgtttcaagaaatgagccaaaccaatggagaaaaactaATATGGCcttgttgaaaaaaatattaatttaagaaaaaatcttactgacctcaaacttttttgaacggtagtgactgaacaaaaataaataaataaataaataaaaacaaacttaccAGTCACCACCTCTGCAACATTGCAGCTGGGATCAATACTGCCGATGTGTTTTGGATGGGCTGGA
The nucleotide sequence above comes from Chanodichthys erythropterus isolate Z2021 chromosome 23, ASM2448905v1, whole genome shotgun sequence. Encoded proteins:
- the pdk3a gene encoding pyruvate dehydrogenase (acetyl-transferring) kinase isozyme 3, mitochondrial; amino-acid sequence: MRLYAFLLKNHLPKIEYYSRFSPSPLSIKQFLEFGRDNACEKTSYMFLRKELPVRLANTMREVNLLPDKLLSQPSVKLVQKWYMQSFLELLEFENRKPEDPHALNDFLETLIEIRNRHNDVVPTMAQGVIEYKEKFGFDPFVSSNIQYFLDRFYTNRISFRMLINQHTLLFGNDINPAHPKHIGSIDPSCNVAEVVTDAYETAKMVCEQYYLAAPELKIEEFNAKAPQKPIQAVYVPSHLFHMLFELFKNAMRATNELHEGSKEGLPLIKAKVTLGKEDLSVKISDRGGGVALRKIDRLFNYTYSTAPTPSLDSKRVPLAGFGHGLPISRLYARYFQGDLKLYSMEGVGTDAVIYLKALSSESFERLPVFNKSAWRHYQGGPGADDWSNPSKEPRDASKYKAKR